From one Synechocystis sp. PCC 6803 substr. PCC-P genomic stretch:
- the carA gene encoding glutamine-hydrolyzing carbamoyl-phosphate synthase small subunit, with the protein MPIAAAKPALLVLADGTPYPGWSFGADGTTVGEVVFNTGMTGYQEVMTDPSYCGQIVTFTYPELGNTGVNAEDEESIHPHVKGVVARNITRRPSNWRSTQSLPDYLVEHKIIGIYGIDTRALTRKLRSIGAMNGGISTEILEPEALLHHIQAAPSMAGLNLVKEVTTHEVYEWTDSTNDHWQFGPVAEQQGQPPLTVVALDFGVKRNILRRLASYGCRVIVVPASTSAAEILQYNPDGIFLSNGPGDPSAVEEGIVTTKELLAAKKPMFGICMGHQVLGLSLGAETFKLKFGHRGLNQPCGLEQQVEITSQNHGFAVTEGSLAEEVEITHFNLNDKTVAGLRHKELPFFSVQYHPEASPGPHDADYLFEKFVKLMRQQKAEVAG; encoded by the coding sequence ATGCCAATTGCTGCGGCGAAACCGGCCCTTCTTGTCCTTGCGGATGGCACCCCTTATCCCGGTTGGTCCTTCGGGGCCGATGGTACCACAGTGGGAGAGGTGGTATTCAACACGGGTATGACCGGCTACCAGGAAGTGATGACCGACCCCAGTTATTGCGGCCAAATTGTCACGTTTACCTATCCTGAGTTGGGCAACACCGGAGTCAATGCAGAGGACGAGGAATCTATCCATCCCCATGTAAAGGGGGTAGTGGCCCGCAACATCACCCGCCGCCCCAGCAATTGGCGATCGACCCAATCCCTACCGGACTATTTGGTAGAACATAAAATCATCGGCATTTACGGCATCGACACTAGGGCCCTGACTCGCAAGTTGCGTTCCATCGGTGCCATGAACGGCGGCATCTCTACGGAAATCTTGGAACCGGAAGCCCTGTTGCACCACATCCAAGCAGCTCCTTCCATGGCCGGGTTAAATTTGGTTAAGGAAGTGACCACCCATGAAGTTTACGAATGGACTGATTCCACCAATGACCATTGGCAGTTTGGGCCAGTGGCAGAACAACAGGGACAACCGCCCCTCACCGTGGTGGCGCTGGACTTTGGCGTTAAGCGTAATATCCTGCGTCGCTTAGCTAGTTACGGTTGTCGTGTGATTGTGGTACCTGCTAGCACCTCCGCTGCTGAAATTCTCCAGTACAACCCCGATGGCATTTTCCTTTCCAATGGCCCTGGTGATCCCTCCGCTGTTGAAGAAGGTATTGTCACCACCAAAGAGTTATTGGCGGCTAAAAAGCCCATGTTTGGCATTTGCATGGGGCATCAAGTGTTGGGGTTATCCCTGGGAGCGGAGACCTTTAAGCTCAAATTTGGTCATCGAGGGCTCAATCAACCCTGTGGCCTGGAGCAACAGGTGGAAATTACCAGCCAGAACCATGGTTTTGCGGTGACGGAAGGTTCCCTGGCCGAAGAAGTGGAAATTACCCATTTCAACCTCAACGATAAAACGGTGGCGGGGCTACGCCATAAAGAATTGCCCTTTTTCTCGGTGCAGTACCACCCGGAGGCCAGCCCTGGACCCCATGATGCCGATTATCTGTTCGAGAAGTTCGTCAAGTTGATGCGACAACAAAAGGCAGAAGTCGCCGGTTAG
- a CDS encoding helix-turn-helix domain-containing protein, protein MVTAMSPAKLTDTDKQELVDLYRQTPATTTTLAERFGVSISTVSRLLKTAIASGEYETLVQEKRGSKGIKNDAQLTLPLPKPSRKKLEVAETNLPGDAVAEVAPVAGPNHQDRETNETNASGQGRRVRSRRRVTASPVAPEPGEFTDAEKTIDPPAIAIPSLAQPDPTGFGDIPTTMSVAKTEVPPDAPMGRRPQIVSIKSSALDEIVKDIDEDLGLLDGEDIDDLDDEDDDDEFEDELDDFDEDQGEEDYIPTPVATKQTLANTAELVSILPLIEASMPKNCYLVVDRRGELIVRPLKEFSLDGALPPEEVQAKTLPVFDNHRVARRFSLKTQKVIRLPDASIVQKTAQALKSKGITRVFLGGQVYSL, encoded by the coding sequence ATGGTTACTGCCATGAGTCCTGCTAAGCTGACCGACACCGATAAACAAGAGTTGGTGGACCTCTACCGGCAAACCCCCGCCACCACCACCACCCTGGCGGAACGTTTTGGGGTGAGCATTTCCACCGTCAGTCGTCTCTTAAAAACGGCGATCGCCAGTGGGGAATATGAAACCTTAGTGCAGGAAAAAAGGGGCAGTAAGGGAATTAAAAATGATGCCCAGTTGACGTTGCCGTTGCCCAAGCCATCTAGGAAAAAGTTGGAAGTGGCAGAAACCAATCTCCCTGGGGATGCCGTGGCGGAGGTGGCCCCTGTTGCTGGGCCGAATCATCAAGACAGAGAGACTAATGAAACTAATGCTAGTGGCCAGGGCAGAAGGGTGCGTTCCCGTCGTCGAGTCACCGCCAGCCCCGTTGCCCCAGAGCCTGGGGAGTTTACCGATGCGGAAAAAACCATTGATCCGCCGGCGATCGCCATCCCCTCCCTAGCCCAGCCCGATCCAACAGGATTTGGTGATATCCCAACCACCATGTCAGTGGCAAAAACTGAAGTACCGCCCGATGCCCCCATGGGGCGACGCCCCCAGATTGTTTCAATTAAATCTTCCGCCCTAGATGAAATTGTCAAGGACATAGACGAGGACTTGGGTTTACTGGATGGCGAAGATATCGATGACCTTGACGACGAAGACGATGATGATGAGTTTGAAGATGAATTAGACGATTTCGACGAAGACCAAGGGGAAGAGGATTATATTCCCACCCCAGTGGCCACCAAACAAACCCTAGCAAACACCGCAGAGCTAGTTTCAATTTTGCCCCTAATAGAAGCTTCTATGCCCAAAAACTGCTACCTAGTGGTGGACAGAAGGGGGGAATTGATTGTCCGTCCCCTGAAGGAATTTAGTCTTGATGGGGCCTTACCCCCCGAAGAAGTCCAGGCAAAAACCCTACCTGTTTTTGATAACCATCGGGTGGCCCGGCGCTTTTCCCTCAAAACCCAAAAGGTAATTCGTCTGCCCGACGCTAGCATTGTCCAAAAAACCGCCCAGGCACTCAAATCCAAGGGGATTACCAGGGTGTTCCTCGGCGGCCAGGTTTATTCCCTTTAA